In the Pseudolabrys taiwanensis genome, one interval contains:
- a CDS encoding DUF1800 domain-containing protein, with translation MAVDPSTDSHTRAALALHRFGMGPRPGDIDKIAHDPRGALLAELRAGVKPLTDPALVDSGRAARDAFAFQLQQKAEREAAQRMQAEAAANTMAGGNNAMPAQPQPKPGPGVPQELYLTEAQARYQAALDADIGLTERLVWFWSNHFCISADKGPTRPICGAYEREAIRPHVLGKFSDMLLAVETHPGMLYFLDNVRSIGPNSFAGVRQHKGLNENLAREIMELHTLGVRSGYSQTDVTNFAKVITGWTVRPLKRDEEHGGEFWFNERMHEPGPQTILGKTYPEDGDAQGRAVLLDLARHPATATHIATKLAIHFVADTPPKPLVDRLAKRFRDTQGDLMEVTKTLVMSPEAWSAARTKLKKPGEWTIAAMRASGLPLTDVRRIVNTQNLLGEPLWRPPAPKGFSDDSAAWMDGIAQRLDIANQVARLVGNTGTEPDAMVDAALGPLASDDTRQTIKRAESRPQALALLLMTPEFQRR, from the coding sequence ATGGCGGTCGATCCTTCCACCGACTCTCACACGCGTGCGGCCTTGGCGCTGCATCGTTTCGGGATGGGCCCGCGGCCCGGCGACATCGATAAAATTGCACACGATCCGCGCGGCGCGCTGCTTGCCGAACTGCGCGCCGGCGTGAAACCCCTCACCGATCCCGCGCTCGTCGACAGCGGTCGCGCGGCGCGCGATGCCTTTGCGTTCCAACTGCAGCAGAAGGCCGAGCGCGAAGCCGCCCAGCGCATGCAGGCGGAAGCCGCCGCCAACACTATGGCTGGCGGCAACAATGCAATGCCGGCGCAGCCGCAGCCCAAGCCCGGCCCCGGCGTGCCGCAGGAACTCTATCTCACGGAGGCGCAAGCCCGCTATCAAGCGGCGCTCGACGCCGATATCGGATTGACGGAACGGCTCGTCTGGTTCTGGTCGAACCACTTCTGCATTTCCGCCGACAAAGGTCCGACGCGGCCGATCTGCGGCGCCTATGAGCGCGAGGCGATCCGCCCGCACGTGCTCGGCAAGTTCTCGGACATGCTGCTCGCGGTCGAGACGCATCCGGGCATGCTCTACTTCCTCGACAATGTCCGCTCGATCGGCCCGAACTCGTTTGCCGGCGTGCGCCAGCATAAGGGTCTGAACGAGAACCTCGCGCGCGAGATCATGGAGCTGCATACGCTCGGCGTGCGCTCCGGCTATTCGCAGACCGACGTCACCAACTTCGCCAAGGTGATCACCGGCTGGACCGTGCGGCCGCTCAAGCGCGACGAAGAACATGGCGGCGAGTTCTGGTTCAACGAGCGCATGCACGAGCCGGGGCCGCAGACCATCCTGGGCAAGACCTATCCCGAGGACGGCGACGCGCAGGGCCGCGCCGTGCTGCTCGATCTGGCGCGCCATCCCGCGACCGCGACGCATATCGCGACCAAGCTCGCGATCCATTTCGTCGCGGACACGCCGCCGAAACCGCTGGTCGATCGCCTCGCCAAGCGCTTCCGCGACACGCAAGGCGATCTGATGGAAGTGACGAAGACGCTCGTCATGTCGCCGGAAGCGTGGAGCGCGGCGCGCACCAAGCTGAAGAAGCCGGGCGAATGGACCATCGCCGCGATGCGCGCCAGCGGTCTGCCGCTCACCGACGTGCGCCGCATCGTCAACACGCAGAACCTGCTCGGCGAACCGCTGTGGCGGCCGCCGGCACCGAAAGGCTTCTCCGACGACAGCGCCGCCTGGATGGACGGCATCGCGCAGCGCCTCGATATCGCGAACCAGGTTGCGCGCCTCGTCGGCAACACCGGCACCGAACCCGACGCGATGGTCGATGCCGCGCTCGGACCGCTCGCCTCCGACGATACGCGCCAGACTATCAAGCGCGCCGAAAGCCGGCCGCAGGCGCTCGCGCTTCTGTTGATGACGCCCGAATTCCAGAGACGGTGA
- a CDS encoding cbb3-type cytochrome oxidase subunit 3: MAGTIYLLILVAAFIGIVIWVFARKRKARFEAESRIPFEDDSTNRS; this comes from the coding sequence ATGGCTGGGACGATCTACCTTCTTATCCTCGTCGCCGCGTTCATAGGCATCGTGATCTGGGTGTTCGCCCGCAAGCGCAAAGCGCGCTTCGAGGCCGAGTCCCGGATTCCCTTCGAGGACGACAGCACCAATCGCTCATGA
- a CDS encoding tetratricopeptide repeat protein — protein MTPTQASLKNAFRTFALAAAATLLVSGIALKPVLAAGTDSPPPSDDGKKKKKEGSAIEEQERQLAYQKFLHDYRAARTLIVSGDYKAGIAAMHALGHDEHPDVANYIGYANRKLGNYDESKYWYDKALAADANHVRTWSYYGMWHMEQGNRLKAEDFLAKVNTLCGNTTCEEYRELKAVIDGKASY, from the coding sequence ATGACCCCGACCCAAGCGTCCCTGAAGAATGCTTTCCGCACGTTCGCCCTTGCCGCAGCCGCCACGCTGCTGGTGTCCGGCATCGCCCTGAAGCCCGTGCTTGCCGCCGGCACCGACAGCCCGCCGCCGTCCGACGACGGCAAGAAAAAGAAGAAAGAGGGCAGCGCCATCGAGGAGCAGGAAAGACAGCTCGCCTATCAGAAGTTCCTGCACGACTACCGCGCCGCCCGCACTCTCATCGTCTCGGGCGACTACAAGGCCGGTATTGCCGCGATGCATGCGCTCGGCCACGACGAGCATCCCGACGTCGCCAACTACATCGGCTACGCCAACCGCAAGCTCGGCAACTACGACGAATCGAAATACTGGTACGACAAGGCGCTGGCGGCCGACGCCAACCATGTCCGCACCTGGTCGTATTACGGCATGTGGCACATGGAACAAGGCAACCGGCTGAAGGCCGAGGACTTCCTCGCCAAGGTCAACACCCTGTGCGGCAACACCACCTGCGAGGAATATCGCGAGCTCAAGGCCGTGATCGACGGCAAAGCAAGCTACTGA